The proteins below are encoded in one region of Candidatus Brocadiaceae bacterium:
- a CDS encoding D-alanine--D-alanine ligase: MKPKSIGVLMGGISAEREISLRSGMAVAKALKKLGFHVTCFDVRDKTIEELDVAQLDLVFVALHGYFGEDGGVQHLLELKGIPYTGSGIRASRLAMDKSAAKKCFVQIGLSTPDYRMVRDCQKFKEITSEVNELGLPIVLKPTGAGSSLGVSIIKNIDELKTGLEKAFEYGTEVLIEKYISGREFTVGILGGEALPIIEIIPTKGFFNYNAKYEDGGVNHCMVQNSGKESSHGDSSCLGKGTLSHSKYNEAQELALRAHRVLECRDFSRVDMLMDNKDNFSILEVNTIPGFTEKSLLPLAAKAANISFLSLCKKIVDLALQNSFVKMNESAKK; this comes from the coding sequence ATGAAACCGAAAAGTATTGGTGTTTTAATGGGTGGCATATCAGCGGAACGAGAAATATCTTTGCGCTCTGGTATGGCTGTTGCGAAAGCATTAAAGAAGCTAGGCTTTCATGTTACCTGTTTTGATGTGAGGGATAAAACGATTGAGGAACTTGATGTTGCTCAACTGGACCTTGTTTTTGTCGCTTTACATGGTTATTTTGGAGAAGATGGAGGCGTACAGCATCTCTTAGAGTTAAAGGGGATTCCTTATACTGGTTCTGGCATCAGAGCAAGCCGTCTTGCAATGGATAAATCCGCGGCAAAAAAATGTTTTGTTCAGATAGGCTTGAGTACTCCTGATTACAGAATGGTAAGAGACTGCCAGAAATTTAAAGAAATAACCTCAGAAGTAAATGAACTGGGCTTGCCAATTGTGTTAAAGCCTACAGGCGCTGGCTCTAGTTTAGGGGTCTCGATCATTAAAAATATTGATGAATTGAAAACAGGTTTGGAAAAAGCTTTTGAGTATGGAACTGAAGTGCTTATTGAGAAATATATCAGTGGCAGAGAGTTTACCGTTGGTATTTTAGGTGGCGAGGCATTACCTATTATTGAGATCATACCAACAAAGGGTTTTTTCAATTATAATGCTAAATATGAAGATGGGGGAGTAAATCATTGCATGGTGCAAAACAGTGGGAAGGAATCTTCTCATGGTGATAGTTCCTGTCTGGGAAAAGGGACCCTTTCCCATTCGAAATACAATGAAGCACAAGAATTAGCGTTACGTGCCCACAGGGTTCTTGAGTGTAGGGATTTCTCAAGGGTTGATATGTTGATGGATAATAAGGATAATTTCTCCATATTAGAGGTAAACACTATTCCTGGTTTTACAGAAAAAAGCCTGCTTCCTCTGGCAGCAAAGGCAGCGAATATTTCTTTTCTTTCCTTGTGTAAGAAAATTGTTGATCTTGCTCTTCAAAATAGCTTTGTGAAAATGAATGAGTCAGCAAAAAAATAA